In Cuculus canorus isolate bCucCan1 chromosome 9, bCucCan1.pri, whole genome shotgun sequence, the following are encoded in one genomic region:
- the PLSCR5 gene encoding phospholipid scramblase family member 5, whose translation MASQESQGQTNPIFKDYLPGSSDLPEQNKPVEPTSVWKKTSHTQNLPPGLEYLNQLDRIIIHQQVELLEAILGTETSSKYEIKNHLGQRVYFAVEENDCFDRNLCSPIRSFTIRIADNMGREVIRVNRPLRCNSCWFPCFLQELEVQSPPGTIAGYVVQNWDPFLPKFTVQNESKEDVLKIIGPYATCGCFEDVDFEVKALNEMSTIGKISKYWSGFVNNVFTNTANFGIQVPVDLDVRIKAVMIGACFLIDLMFFEKSLNGL comes from the exons ATGGCCTCTCAAG AATCTCAGGGACAAACCAATCCAATCTTTAAGGATTACCTCCCCGGTTCTTCTGACCTTCCTGAACAGAATAAGCCTGTTGAACCAACAAGtgtctggaagaaaacatcACACACTCAAAACCTGCCACCTGGTCTGGAGTACCTGAACCAG ctgGACAGGATAATTATTCATCAGCAAGTGGAGCTTCTTGAAG ccATTCTTGGCACAGAGACCTCCAGCAAATATGAGATAAAAAACCATTTAGGACAAAGAGTTTACTTTGCAGTAGAAGAAAATGATTGCTTTGATCGTAACTTGTGTTCGCCTATAAGGTCTTTCACAATAAGAATTGCTGATAACATGGGCCGAGAAGTGATTAGAGTGAACAGACCCTTGAGATGCAACAGCTGCTGGTTCCCCTGCTTCCTGCAAGAA TTAGAAGTTCAGTCCCCACCTGGTACAATAGCTGGGTACGTTGTACAGAACTGGGACCCTTTTCTGCCAAAGTTTACTGTACAGAATGAAAGTAAAGAAGATGTACTAAAAATAATTGGCCCATATGCAACTTGTGGCTGCTTTGAAGATGTTGACTTTGAG gtAAAAGCTCTCAATGAGATGTCAACAATCGGCAAAATTTCCAAGTACTGGTCTGGATTTGTAAACAATGTCTTTACCAACACCGCCAACTTTGGGATCCAGGTCCCTGTAGATCTTGATGTGAGAATCAAGGCAGTAATGATTGGTGCGTGTTTCCTTATT GACTTAATGTTCTTTGAAAAGTCTTTGAATGGATTATAA